GTTGATACAGTGAGTACAACAGTAGGAAATACAGAAACTATCTATACAATAGATTACAAAAGAGCAGAAAATCCAGCTACTGATGAATTAAATAATGAAGTTATTAAAAATAACTTAGAATTTAAAATAGATGGAGATAAATCTTTAGTACTTAACTATGGACAGGATAGAAAGTATACTGATGAAACTCAAAGTGGAGAGAACTATAATTATTATACTTTTAGAGATTATGGTATTACTTACTACCTTGGAGGACATAAATTATCTTATCAAAATAACAGTATAGATTCTAAGATATGGGATATTGGACAATTTTCTGAAAATGGTAGAAGATACTATTATGTTAATGGAATAAAAGAAGAAGCCCCAGATAATGCTAAAGAAAAAATTAGATTAAATACTTATTCTTATGAATATACATTTGGAGATAATAAATTAGGTTTAGATTTTAGTGAAGGTAGAGATGATAGAACAAACTATGATTCTAAAAATTATGGAAAAGAACTAGATGTTAAAAATCAAATCTATGGAATCTCTTTCTTAGATGGTGGAGATGAGATAGAAAACTATTATAGAGCTACTTATGAAACTTATAATCACAATGAACCAAATGCTAGAAATTTAATTTTAGATGGAAAAAATTATAATAGTCAAAACTCTGATGTAGTATCATTTAGATATGAGTATAGAGATAAGAGATTTACAGATGAAGAGCTTAGAAGATATGCTGAGATAGAGTATGATAAAGACTCTACTTCACTTACTCCACAAGAGATATATAGAGTAAGAGATATTCTAAGAAATAGAGAGAGAAATCATGTGGACTTCAAATTAAATAGAAGTATCTATGATGATTTTACAGATATGGCTGAATATAAACGTAATTTTAGAGTAAATTTAATGTTACAAAGAAATGATGCTAGATATGAGAGAACAGGAGATTATTGGAACTCTCTTAAAGAGATACAAGCGGGAGTTTTCTATTCTCAAAATAGATTTGGTATAGGATATCAAGTAGATGAAAGTGCTGACTGGAAAGATAGTAAATGGACAAAGATTGATAGAGAGCATAAGCTTAGCTTTGTTACTAAAATAGGAAAACCAAGTGAAGGTTGGACACTAAAAACTTATGCTAAATTTTATGAAGATTTAACTGATAAAGTAAAAGATGATGAAAGAAAAAGAAAAACGTCACTTGATGGCTTAGGTATAGAGATAGGAAAAGAGATGGGTTACTATCAATGGTCTTTAGCCTTTGAGAAACAATATGTTTTAAGTGCTAGAGATTATGAATGGAGAGCAGCTCTTCAATTTACACTACTTACATTCCCAAGCAATCCAATATTTGGTATTGGTGCTGATACTGATGCTAAAAAACATACTGAGCCACAAACATATATGTTTGATGGATTAAAAGTAAAAGATGTAATAGATTAGAAAAAATTGCAAAATTGATGATATAGGAGGAAAAATATGAAAGTAATATTACCAAGCGGAGACGTAAAAGAGTTTGAAGGAGAAGTAAACCTATTTACAGTAGCTAAAAGTATAAGTAACTCACTTGCTAAAAAATCAGTTGCTGCTAAAGTAAATGATGAATTAGTGGATATGTCAACTGTATTAAATGGAGAGGAGTTTAGAATAGAATTTATAACTCCAGAAACAGAAGAGGGAGAAGAGATAATAAGACACTCTACTGCACACCTTATGGCACAAGCAGTAGTTAGATTATTCCCAGGAACAAAAGTAGCAATAGGACCAGCTATTGAAAATGGATTCTATTATGACTTTGACCCAAAAGAGCAATTTACAGAGGAAGATTTAGCTAAAATAGAAGCTGAAATGAAAAAAATTGTAAAAGAAAATGAAAAAATTGAAAGAGTAATGATGACTAGAGAAGATGCTATAAAGCACTTTGAAGAGTTAGGAGAAGAGTATAAAGTAGAGATTATAAAAGAGATAGCTCAAGGTGAGATGTTATCTTTCTATAAACAAGGAGAGTTTATGGACTTATGTAGAGGACCTCATGTACCATCTACTTCTTACTTAAAAGCTTTCAAACTAAAATCAGTAGCAGGAGCTTATTGGAGAGGAAACTCTGACAATAAAATGTTACAAAGAATATATGGATTTGCTTTTGCAGATGAGAAAAAATTAAAAGATTATTTAACTTTATTAGAAGAAGCAGAAAAAAGAGACCATAGAAAACTAGGAAAAGAGTTAGATTTATTCTTCGTAAGTGAATATGGACCTGGATTCCCAATATTCTTACCAAAAGGAATGGCAATAAGAAATACTCTTATCAACTTATGGAAAAGAGAGCATACTCTTGCTGGATATACAGAGATAATGACTCCAATTATGTTAAATAAAGAATTATGGGAAACTTCTGGACACTGGTATAACTATAGAGAAAATATGTACACATCTACAATAGATGAAACAGAATTTGCAATAAAACCAATGAACTGCCCAGGAGGAATTATTGCTTATAAATATCAATTACACTCATATAAAGATTTACCAATAAGATGTGGAGAATTAGGAACTGTACATAGACATGAGTTCTCTGGAGCATTACATGGACTTATGAGAGTTAGATGTTTCACTCAAGACGATGCTCATATATTTATGACACCAGAGCAAATAGAAGAGGAAATTATAGGAGTAGTAAACTTAATAGATAAATTCTACAGTAAATTATTTGGATTTGAATATCACATAGAATTATCTACAAAACCAGAAAAAGCTATTGGTTCTGATGAGATTTGGGAAAAAGCTGAATCAGCACTTGCAGGAGCACTAGAGAAAATAGGAAAATCATATAAATTAAATCCTGGAGATGGAGCTTTCTATGGACCAAAATTAGACTTCAAAATTAAAGATGCTATTGGAAGAACTTGGCAATGTGGAACTATCCAACTAGACTTCAACTTACCAGAAAGATTTGATATAAGCTACATAGGTGAAGATGGAGAGAAACATAGACCAGTTATGATTCATAGAGTTGTTTATGGTTCTATCGAAAGATTTATAGGAATCTTAATAGAGCACTATGCTGGAGCTTTCCCATTATGGTTAGCACCTACTCAAGTAAAAGTTTTAACTATCAATGATGAAACAAAACCTTATGCTGAGGAAATTTGTAGAACTTTACTAGAGAGAGGAATAAGAGCAGAGCTAGATGATAGAGCAGAATCTATTGGATACAAGATAAGAGAAGCTAATGGAAAATATAAGGTTCCTGTTCAATTAATCATTGGTAAAAATGAAGTTGAAAATAGAGAAGTTAATATTAGAAGAAGAGGTTCTCAAGAGCAAACTTCTATGAAACTTGATGAGTTTTTAGATATGATTGTTGACGAAGCTCAAGCAAAATTTGATAAATAATTTTTAAAATTTAATTAGAAATATAGTAGGTGTTGTAATTTTACGGTTACAACACCTTCTTTTCTAAATGTATATAAAAATAGGAGGTGAAAATGTATTTAGATAGAAATATAAAACTTATCTTAGATATTTTACAAAAAAATGGAAAAGGATATATTGTTGGAGGGTATGTGAGAGATGCTCTTTTAGGCCTTGAACCAAAGGATTGTGACTTTGTTACAGATATAGAGTATGAGAAGTTATTAAATATTTTTAGTGAATATTCTCCTAAAGAGATAGGAAAACATTTTGGGATTATTCAGATAAAAATTGATGGAGTACACTATGAGATAGCTAAGATGAGACAGGATAAAGGAATTCCAAAAGATAGAAAGGAACAGGAGATAGAGTTTACAAAAAATATTTATGAAGATTTAAAAAGACGTGATTTTACTATCAATGCAATAGCTTTTGATGGAGAGAAATTTTATTATGGAGATAGTGATTCACAAAAGGACATAGAGAGTAAAACTTTGAGATTTGTAGGAGAATGTAAAAAAAGAATAGAGGAAGACCCACTTAGAATATTGAGATACTTTAGATTTTTAGCAACTAAAGATTTAAAACATTTAGATGAAGATGTTGAAGAAATTTCAAAGTATAGAGAATTATTACAAAATCTTTCAGTTGAAAGGATAAGAGAAGAATTTGATAAAATAATAACTGGAAAAAATACCTATAATATTTTAAAAATATTATCTGATAAAAAAATATTGGAGATAATTATTCCTGAATGGAAAGAGTGTAGAGGATTTAATCAAAGGAACATTCATCATATCTATACTGTAGATGAGCATATTCTACAAGCCTTAAAAGAAACTGACATGGACTTAATTACAAGACTAGCAATTTTTTTCCATGATATAGGAAAACCTAAATGTTTTTCATTAGGAGAAGATGGAAAAGGACATTTTTATAATCATGAATTAATTTCAGCTGAAATGGCTAAGGAAATAATGGGAAGACTAAGGTATGATAAAAATAGTATAGAGAAAGTTTATAGGATTATACAATATCATCTAGTTTACAGGATAGACAATGAAGAAAAATTTATAAAAAAGATGATGAATAGATTAGAAAAAGAGGATATGTTAAGATATTTTCAGGTATTAAGAGCGGATAGAAAAACTCATAGACCTCCCTACAACTTCGAACAGATAGAGAGATTAGAAAAGCTTTATCAAGATATTGTAGAAAAAAATTTACCTATTTCAATAAAAGATTTAAATATAAGTGGAAAAGAGTTATTAGAAAATGGTTTTAAACAAGGGAAAAATATAGGGGAAGTATTAAAATATTTATTAAATCAAGTACTAGAATATCCAGAATATAATACTCAAGAACAATTATTAAAATTAGCTTTGGAATATAAAAAAGGAAGAGAATAGCTAAAAGCTCAACTCTTCCTTTTAATTTTAAATAAGTTCCATTCCTTTTTTCACTTTAAGGATAGTTTCATTGTCTAATAATTTTTCAGCCAGTGCAAAAGCAAAATCTAAAGCTAGTCCAGCTCCCATTCCAGTAATAAGATTTTCATCAGTAAAAGCTTTACTTCCGTTGTAATTATATCTCTTCATTTCTTCTACAACAGAAGAGTGACAAGTTAATTCCTTACCTAAGAAAACCTCATTTTTAGCTAAAACGGTAGGAGCACCGCAAATAGCTCCAACAAATTTATTATTTTCAACATAATATTTTAATACTTTTCCAACTTCTTGAGATTCTCCAAGGTTAACATATCCAGGATATCCTCCAGGAAGAATAATCATATCTCCATCTGTAATATCTTTTTCTTTAAGAGTAGTATCACTAATAACAGGTACTTTTTGTGCTGAAGTAACCTCTCTATTATCAGTAATAGAAACAGTAACAACTTCAGCTCCACCTCTTCTAAGAACATCTACAGGAGTCATAGCTTCAATTAATTCAAATCCTTCTGCTAAGAGCACATAAACTTTTTTAGACATAATAACCTCCTAGTTATTTTCAACAGTTAATTTACCTTGCTTAATCATAGCAAGTACAAATTGATGAGCATCTACAACAGCATTGCAATAAGCTGATTTAGTTTCTCCTTCAAAGAAAGCGTTTAGAAGAATTTGTTGTTGCTCTTCAATATTTGTTTTTAATTCTTCAACAGTAATAAGACCTTTTTTATACTCATCAACAAGGGCATCATACACCGTGTTAAATGTAGAATCGTATAGATTTTCCTCCCAAGTTTCAAAAACTGACATATTTATTCACCTCATAATTATTTTAATTTTTAACATATTTATCTTACCATTTCTTAGTAAATTTGTCAACTTTCTAAAAAATAGATTGCTTAACTTATATTAATTTGAAAAGAGAAACAACACTTGGTACAAGTATCGGAACAATAATAGTAATAACAAGTCCAGAATAAAAAGCGATAATAGCTACATCTGGAGGATTACTTTTATTGATAACTGGTAAAACAGAATCCATAGCAGTAGCACCAGCAGTTGCAACAGATTCATAAGAACCTATTTTTTTTGCAATAAAAGGAATGAATAATATAGCAGAAAGCTCTCTTAAAACATTGGATAAAAAGGCAACTCCTCCTAAATGTGCATTGATTTTAGAAAGTTCAATTGCAGAAAAAGAATACCAACCCATACCAGAAGAGATAGCTATACTTTCTCCTAAAGATAATGAAATAAAGTAAGAAGCTATAGCTCCACCAATTAAAGAACCTAAAATTGTAATAATAGGTAATAAAAGTATTTTTTTACTCATATTTCTTAATTGGTTGAAAACTTCATTATTATTTCCAATATCCATTCCAACAAAGAATAATAGTAAAAAAAGTCCTAAACTTATAAAAGAATCAATATTTTCTAAAATAAAACCATTTTTAAAAAATAAACCACCAAGTATTCCTATGATTACTGAAATAATAATACCTAACATTATTTTCTATCTCCTTTATATACTAAAAAAACTACAAGAACACTAAAAAAAGTGATAAATAAAGTGATGATAATAGCTTGTATTCCTAGTTGTGAAATATTATTTATAATTTTATCATCTGCACCAATTTTGTATCCCATAAAACAAAGTAAAAAATATAGAGCAAAATTTTGTAAATGACCTATCTTAGTTTTTAACTTATTTGGAATAAGTTGTTTTTTAGTAATAAAGAAACCTAATAAAATAATGATAAATATAAAATAATTGTTTGCATCTTCCC
This DNA window, taken from Fusobacterium mortiferum ATCC 9817, encodes the following:
- the thrS gene encoding threonine--tRNA ligase yields the protein MKVILPSGDVKEFEGEVNLFTVAKSISNSLAKKSVAAKVNDELVDMSTVLNGEEFRIEFITPETEEGEEIIRHSTAHLMAQAVVRLFPGTKVAIGPAIENGFYYDFDPKEQFTEEDLAKIEAEMKKIVKENEKIERVMMTREDAIKHFEELGEEYKVEIIKEIAQGEMLSFYKQGEFMDLCRGPHVPSTSYLKAFKLKSVAGAYWRGNSDNKMLQRIYGFAFADEKKLKDYLTLLEEAEKRDHRKLGKELDLFFVSEYGPGFPIFLPKGMAIRNTLINLWKREHTLAGYTEIMTPIMLNKELWETSGHWYNYRENMYTSTIDETEFAIKPMNCPGGIIAYKYQLHSYKDLPIRCGELGTVHRHEFSGALHGLMRVRCFTQDDAHIFMTPEQIEEEIIGVVNLIDKFYSKLFGFEYHIELSTKPEKAIGSDEIWEKAESALAGALEKIGKSYKLNPGDGAFYGPKLDFKIKDAIGRTWQCGTIQLDFNLPERFDISYIGEDGEKHRPVMIHRVVYGSIERFIGILIEHYAGAFPLWLAPTQVKVLTINDETKPYAEEICRTLLERGIRAELDDRAESIGYKIREANGKYKVPVQLIIGKNEVENREVNIRRRGSQEQTSMKLDEFLDMIVDEAQAKFDK
- a CDS encoding CCA tRNA nucleotidyltransferase: MYLDRNIKLILDILQKNGKGYIVGGYVRDALLGLEPKDCDFVTDIEYEKLLNIFSEYSPKEIGKHFGIIQIKIDGVHYEIAKMRQDKGIPKDRKEQEIEFTKNIYEDLKRRDFTINAIAFDGEKFYYGDSDSQKDIESKTLRFVGECKKRIEEDPLRILRYFRFLATKDLKHLDEDVEEISKYRELLQNLSVERIREEFDKIITGKNTYNILKILSDKKILEIIIPEWKECRGFNQRNIHHIYTVDEHILQALKETDMDLITRLAIFFHDIGKPKCFSLGEDGKGHFYNHELISAEMAKEIMGRLRYDKNSIEKVYRIIQYHLVYRIDNEEKFIKKMMNRLEKEDMLRYFQVLRADRKTHRPPYNFEQIERLEKLYQDIVEKNLPISIKDLNISGKELLENGFKQGKNIGEVLKYLLNQVLEYPEYNTQEQLLKLALEYKKGRE
- a CDS encoding DJ-1 family glyoxalase III, which translates into the protein MSKKVYVLLAEGFELIEAMTPVDVLRRGGAEVVTVSITDNREVTSAQKVPVISDTTLKEKDITDGDMIILPGGYPGYVNLGESQEVGKVLKYYVENNKFVGAICGAPTVLAKNEVFLGKELTCHSSVVEEMKRYNYNGSKAFTDENLITGMGAGLALDFAFALAEKLLDNETILKVKKGMELI
- a CDS encoding LysO family transporter encodes the protein MYSWREDANNYFIFIIILLGFFITKKQLIPNKLKTKIGHLQNFALYFLLCFMGYKIGADDKIINNISQLGIQAIIITLFITFFSVLVVFLVYKGDRK
- a CDS encoding lysine exporter LysO family protein, giving the protein MLGIIISVIIGILGGLFFKNGFILENIDSFISLGLFLLLFFVGMDIGNNNEVFNQLRNMSKKILLLPIITILGSLIGGAIASYFISLSLGESIAISSGMGWYSFSAIELSKINAHLGGVAFLSNVLRELSAILFIPFIAKKIGSYESVATAGATAMDSVLPVINKSNPPDVAIIAFYSGLVITIIVPILVPSVVSLFKLI